A single Musa acuminata AAA Group cultivar baxijiao chromosome BXJ2-1, Cavendish_Baxijiao_AAA, whole genome shotgun sequence DNA region contains:
- the LOC103984901 gene encoding gluconokinase: MASHLKDYGQAFVIMGVSGTGKSTVAEMLAKALDCSFLEADDFHSQANKDKMRKGVPLTDEDRFPWLEALRDVVGKIMSSSKNVTLTCSALQKKYREILRSADADYKPGQYTICRVKFICLEAPVEVIADRIRRRSKDGKHFMPVSLLQSQLDLLQIDEAEGVIRVDATMSREAILESILTSQF; the protein is encoded by the exons ATGGCTTCCCACCTCAAAGATTAcg GACAAGCGTTTGTGATCATGGGAGTCAGCGGCACCGGGAAATC GACTGTTGCTGAGATGCTTGCAAAGGCACTAGATTGCAGCTTTCTTGAAGCTGATGACTTCCACTCACAGGCAAACAAAG ACAAGATGAGAAAAGGGGTTCCGCTTACAGATGAAGATCGATTCCCATGGCTTGAAGCACTCCGCGATGTGGTCGGGAAGATCATGAGCTCCAGTAAAAATGTAACTCTTACCTGTTCTGCACTGCAGAAAAAGTACCGGGAGATCCTCAGGTCAGCCGATGCCGATTACAAGCCGGGACAGTACACCATCTGCAGGGTGAAATTTATATGCTTAGAGGCTCCAGTGGAAGTAATTGCAGACAGGATCAGGAGAAGATCAAAAGATGGGAAGCATTTCATGCCTGTTTCTCTGTTGCAGTCCCAGTTGGACCTGCTTCAGATTGATGAAGCCGAAGGAGTGATTAGGGTTGATGCCACCATGAGCCGTGAAGCCATTTTAGAGAGCATACTGACAAGCCAATTTTGA
- the LOC135598505 gene encoding uncharacterized membrane protein At1g75140-like, translating into MAATAFLLPLLLSFPLASSADAGADTVALLDRQESQLQRLETLVESLSETVSALQSSLSACLSARSDRSSDLPMDLETIIPVLSTPQAASAAVAEGAARSSAVSVTKYKTSWSERFLFAAAVRLEASAAVATVLPYEELDGLGKYFAVGDTHGRVYVFSSTGDVVIELPSLSDSPVTSMLSYLSSRRNESLLFSGHADGSITAHRLHESAASGDDWLTLSVGSSKPFIRGSRELDSPPVSRLEVHQVGRVRYVLASDGGGRIRVFTENGTLYGTAIASGPPLAFMKQRLLFLTETGAGSLDLKSMAVRETECEGLNGSVAKAYSFDLSERLKAYGLTAGGDLIHVVLLGDVANLKCRVRSVRKSEIDGPAAIRTIKGYLLVASYDKFFVYNISSQFPGRVGAPRPLFSAAIHEMQSQFLNSDASADGPLGAKPMLAADRGKLVVLGLGNGYIGIYRSNFPAFGLHANTVVWSGPALLLLLFLIGILWQFYVKKKDSLGWTTEESFNTEDASSSSSSLLGSGAADRAYVDGVRAGDLRESRGAALRGPPRRYVSPSRHPGGSGMPFRSGCADPGFRGAGELKFRGQSMEPAGFAKRREALFPNSQVADDQID; encoded by the coding sequence ATGGCGGCGACCGCCTTCCTACTCCCTCTCCTCCTATCCTTCCCGCTCGCCTCCTCCGCCGACGCCGGAGCCGATACCGTCGCCCTCCTAGACCGCCAGGAGTCCCAGCTCCAGCGCCTCGAaaccttagtcgagtccctctctGAGACCGTCTCAGCCCTCCAGTCCTCCCTCTCCGCCTGCCTCTCCGCGCGATCTGACCGTTCTTCCGATCTACCCATGGATCTGGAGACCATCATCCCCGTCCTCTCAACGCCGCAGGCGGCGTCCGCGGCCGTGGCGGAAGGCGCCGCCCGGTCCTCCGCAGTTTCCGTCACTAAGTACAAGACCTCCTGGTCGGAGAGGTTCCTGTTCGCCGCGGCGGTGCGATTGGAGGCCTCCGCCGCTGTCGCCACCGTGCTCCCGTATGAGGAGCTCGACGGCCTCGGCAAATACTTCGCTGTCGGAGACACTCACGGCCGGGTCTACGTGTTCTCCTCCACAGGCGACGTCGTCATCGAGCTGCCCTCTCTGTCCGACTCCCCCGTGACGTCGATGCTCTCCTACCTTTCCTCCCGTCGCAACGAGAGCCTCCTCTTCTCCGGCCACGCCGACGGCTCCATCACGGCCCACCGCCTCCACGAGTCTGCCGCCAGCGGCGATGATTGGCTCACTCTCTCGGTTGGCAGCTCGAAGCCCTTCATCCGTGGGTCGCGCGAGTTGGACTCGCCGCCGGTCTCCCGCCTGGAGGTCCATCAGGTGGGGCGGGTCCGCTACGTCCTGGCATCGGACGGCGGCGGGAGGATCCGAGTGTTCACGGAGAATGGCACCCTGTACGGCACGGCCATTGCTTCGGGTCCGCCATTGGCTTTCATGAAGCAAAGGCTTCTCTTCCTAACCGAGACAGGCGCCGGGTCACTGGACCTCAAGTCCATGGCGGTGAGGGAGACCGAGTGTGAGGGGCTGAATGGCTCGGTCGCCAAAGCCTACTCCTTTGACTTGTCGGAGCGGCTGAAGGCATATGGCTTGACTGCTGGAGGTGACCTGATCCACGTCGTGCTTCTTGGGGATGTGGCCAACCTCAAGTGCCGGGTTCGGTCGGTAAGGAAGTCAGAGATCGACGGACCCGCAGCGATCCGAACCATCAAAGGGTATCTCCTCGTAGCAAGCTACGACAAGTTCTTCGTGTACAACATCTCCTCTCAGTTCCCGGGCAGGGTCGGGGCACCTCGTCCTCTGTTCTCAGCTGCCATCCATGAGATGCAGTCCCAGTTCTTGAATTCGGATGCCAGTGCTGATGGGCCATTGGGAGCAAAGCCTATGCTAGCAGCGGACCGTGGAAAGCTTGTGGTTCTGGGGCTTGGCAATGGTTACATTGGGATTTATCGGTCGAATTTTCCAGCTTTCGGGTTGCACGCTAACACTGTGGTGTGGAGTGGTCCTGCTCTTCTGCTACTTTTGTTTTTGATTGGGATATTATGGCAGTTCTATGTGAAGAAGAAGGACTCCTTGGGGTGGACAACGGAGGAGTCTTTCAATACTGaggatgcttcttcttcttcgagtaGTCTTTTGGGCTCTGGAGCTGCTGACAGAGCTTATGTTGATGGTGTGAGAGCTGGTGATCTTAGGGAATCAAGAGGAGCGGCATTACGAGGTCCACCTCGAAGATATGTGTCTCCTTCTCGTCACCCTGGAGGCTCAGGGATGCCATTTAGGTCTGGTTGTGCAGATCCTGGTTTTAGGGGGGCAGGGGAGCTGAAATTTAGAGGGCAGAGTATGGAACCTGCAGGTTTTGCAAAGAGAAGAGAAGCATTGTTTCCGAACAGCCAAGTTGCAGATGACCAAATCGATTGA